AGAAAGTGTAGGAAATACAAGGTTGCAAAAATCGCTACCCGGATTTGGATCTACTGGTCCACGAATTCCCGGGCCTTGAAATTACATGTTTAGAAATAGACCAGATTACCAGAAACATAAGCATACTCATTCATAGGACCTCAGAAGTATAATTAGCAACATTAGCACAATAGTTTAACTACTGAACTCAAACCAATTTTAACCCATTGTTGACCGAATTTAGCCCGAGTTGACCAATTTTGACCAATTTGTGGACCATGTAGCGATTATATTACTCAACTCGTcttgatcttaaatcttaaatcaGAGGCTTACAACACTTGTGAAAGATAATGGCCGGTGATTTACGTGTATAATGCATCTttttttggtgttatatatatatgggatccAAATATGTGCACCTGATTTGGGGGTGTTTGGATGTACCTTTCAAGTAGGGGTATTGGATTGTTTGATTTGAACTAACAAACAGAGAGTTAGGATGTACTTATATTGCAACTTGAAGTTTTAGCATTAACATGTTTGCCAAAATTCTGACTATTTAAGGttgcaatagataacacttttaTCTGAATTAGTGAAGTTAtttgaatgaatatgttcataAGTATAGCCATTTATATATTAAGTCGTTTTGATTCGTTTTATTCTTTGCAGGTTCAAGGATTTGTGattcaaacaaatatttgaatttgaaatgtCCAAACTTGAAACAGAGAAACCAAACTCAACTTCAAGCACCAAAACCGAACAAGACGATCCCCACATTTCCAACAAAGAACAGTTCACCCATATCTCACCAAGAAGCCCTTTGAGCACACACACTCCTGAAAACGATTCCATTGATTTAACCATCAATAGTCACAACTCTATTGATCAGCTATATGACAATGTATGTGAAATGGAGAGCTCTGATCAATCCCCTTCAAGATTCAGTTTTATATCATATGGTCAGGAATCAAGAATTGATTCTGAGCTACGTTATCTTGCTGGTGGCGGTTTTGCAAAAGACGAGCTTAGCAAAAAGGAAAACGTTGGTGAGAAAAAGGAAACCTCTGTATCGAGTGATGAAAAAGAAGTAGAAGAGGTGGATGTTACTACACTTAAGAACAAGAAAACGAGACAATTGTCACCTGCTAAATCTTCGACTTCTGGAAAGCTTCCAAAACCAAATCCAAAGAAGAAGTCAGGCTTAAGGGTTAAcctaaagaaaaatgaaatgaatttgaataaaaatgagGACCCGAGGTATCTTGGGCCATATTTACTTAAGCAAGCTAGGGAAGTATTGTCAGCGGGTGATGATCAAAATAAAGGACTCAGTATTGCAGTAAGAGCTATGAGGGCTATTGAAAGTTATCAGTCTGAAAAACCAGATTTGGAATATGTTATGTGTTTGCATATTGTAGCGGCATTGTATTGTGTCTTGAGAAAGTATGATGAAGCTATTCCCATTGTTGAAAAATCGATTGAGATCACGAACattaaagaaggaaaaaaacatTCGTTGGCTAAGTTTGCAGGGTGTATGCAGCTAGGTGATACGTACGCAATGCAAGGAAATATTGAGAAATCTATACTTTGTTATAAAGCAGGTTTGGAGATTCAGAAACATGTTTTGGGTGAATATGATGCTCGGTTTGGTGAAACGTGTAGGTATGTAGCCGAGGCTCATGTTCAAACTATGCAGTTTGACGAGGCAAAAAAGTTATGTAAAATGGCTATCGACATACATGGAAAGAACGGAATGAGTAAGTCGTTAGAAGAGGCTGCAGATCGGAGGCTTATGGGGTTTATTTGTGATTCAATGGGAAACTATGAAGCTGCAATCGAGCATTATGTGTTGGCCCGTATGGCCATGTCAGCAAATGGGCATGATTCTGATGTTGCTGCTATTGATGTTTGTATAGGTGATGCTTATTTATCATTAGCTCGTTATGATGAAGCTATTTTCACTTATCAGAAAGCACTCAACGTGTTTTGGTTAACAAAAGGAGAGAATCATCCGTCAGTAGCTTCGGTTTATGTTCGTTTAGCTGATCTTTACAACAAGATTGGGAAGTTTCGGGAATCTGAAACATACTGTGAACACGCATTACGTATTTACATCAAGCCAGCTTCCGGAAGCCAAAGCGACGAAATAGCAAATGGGCTTATTGAAGTTTCTGCCATTTATGAGTCCATGAATGAACTAAACCAAGCACTTGACTTACTGAAGAAAGCACTCAAGGCTTACGGGACAGCTCCTGGTCAATTGACAACGGTAGCTGGAGTTGAGGCTCAGATCGGCGTTTTATGTTACATGATGGGCAGTTATTCTGACTCGTATGATTACTTTGAAGCTTCCATTTCAAAGTTTCGGGCTGCTGGGGAGAAGAAATCTGGAGTTTTCGGGATTGCTTTGAACCAAATGGGACTAGCATGTGTGCAGATTAATTGGTTTGAGGAGGCTGCTGATCTGTTTGAAGAAGCTAGAAGCGTTTTGGAAACAGAATACGGACCTCATCATCCGAATACACTTGGGGTTTATGTCAATCTTGCTGGTACCTATGATGCAATGGGCAGgtattttatgcttttatcaaaatatttagttttatttgagGTGGTAATATAGGTGGGTCAGGTAATACAATTGGGTTAAGTTGGGTAATTTGAATGCAGTTCAGATTGGGCAGACCATTAGCCCCAATAATTTGTCAAACCAAGAACTATCATTAATGTGTTAATTATGATTAGATAAAGattaacttctttttgaatGGCAAGTTTTTATTTAGATTTTACTTATAACATGGttttataatttgttgttgGTTTGTGTGAATAATCTTTTGAATGTGATATCTAGGTGGAATGATGCAATTGAGATATTGGATTATGTTGTTGTCATGAGAGAGGAGAAACTCGGAACAGCAAACCCAGACGTCGACAAGGAGAAACGATGGCTGGCCGAGCTGCTAAAGGAATCTGGCAGGGATCGGAGCAAAGGATCCCGGCCACTTGAATTCCTTCTTGATGCCTGATCAGCCACTTCTTCATACATTTGTGTTTAACATACTTTtgtagccttttttttttttcctatttctAAATCACAATTAACTTCGGAACCACACTATTAGCCGCTTATACATACATACCTGAAAGTGTaattcatatattaattttttattatttattaaagtaaCTATTTTTAGTAATATCagttttacatataaaaacataaaatacctGAATGGGGAGGATTGGATGATGGATTTCCATTGTTTTGAAACTGATATAAATTTCAATGATGATATTACAGgaatcttttttaatatttcaaatACTATATCAGGTGCTATCTCTTTTTCGTCTACtgacatatttgatatttgattaCGAATAAAGGGTTTTggggttttgatgatgatgaaaggtACGTACGTGTTTCCTCTTAAATATACATTGACAACTCCACGCCAATGGGCTTCTTAAACACTGGGTTTTATTAACTTTTGGGCCTTACAAATTATACGATTTTCATATACATGGTAATTTTAATTGGGACCGATGCCCCCAATTTCTAAAGTACTCTTTTGATTAGCGAAGGttttaattcatttcattttttaatacaattaaacattaatatttaataatctGAATTATTAA
The Erigeron canadensis isolate Cc75 chromosome 2, C_canadensis_v1, whole genome shotgun sequence DNA segment above includes these coding regions:
- the LOC122589445 gene encoding protein KINESIN LIGHT CHAIN-RELATED 2-like, with amino-acid sequence MSKLETEKPNSTSSTKTEQDDPHISNKEQFTHISPRSPLSTHTPENDSIDLTINSHNSIDQLYDNVCEMESSDQSPSRFSFISYGQESRIDSELRYLAGGGFAKDELSKKENVGEKKETSVSSDEKEVEEVDVTTLKNKKTRQLSPAKSSTSGKLPKPNPKKKSGLRVNLKKNEMNLNKNEDPRYLGPYLLKQAREVLSAGDDQNKGLSIAVRAMRAIESYQSEKPDLEYVMCLHIVAALYCVLRKYDEAIPIVEKSIEITNIKEGKKHSLAKFAGCMQLGDTYAMQGNIEKSILCYKAGLEIQKHVLGEYDARFGETCRYVAEAHVQTMQFDEAKKLCKMAIDIHGKNGMSKSLEEAADRRLMGFICDSMGNYEAAIEHYVLARMAMSANGHDSDVAAIDVCIGDAYLSLARYDEAIFTYQKALNVFWLTKGENHPSVASVYVRLADLYNKIGKFRESETYCEHALRIYIKPASGSQSDEIANGLIEVSAIYESMNELNQALDLLKKALKAYGTAPGQLTTVAGVEAQIGVLCYMMGSYSDSYDYFEASISKFRAAGEKKSGVFGIALNQMGLACVQINWFEEAADLFEEARSVLETEYGPHHPNTLGVYVNLAGTYDAMGRWNDAIEILDYVVVMREEKLGTANPDVDKEKRWLAELLKESGRDRSKGSRPLEFLLDA